Proteins encoded within one genomic window of Aspergillus nidulans FGSC A4 chromosome VII:
- a CDS encoding putative hydrolase (transcript_id=CADANIAT00009098), translating to MSLLSRAMLPLLQVSLIGAGLTSAATPYALQQPPLTTDWTEEVGTNPWPEYPRPQLQRPQWQNLNGVWQYRDARNAAAIDSPPFGQSLDTEVLVPSCLESGLSGLQGQSLFYSWLSTNFTVSEDWQGNSVLLNFGAVDNEATVFINGQNVAFHRGGYFEFTVDVTEYVNFKGSNELLVFVYDPTDTSGTMVPLGKQTLNPSHIFYRPCSGIWQSVWLESAPAEHISKLDVNADMNGEVTVTVHSTSNSTSDVKVTIEDGSDTVATHSGSANTEFKFKVDNVKLWAPDTPNLYNITVTLGDDTVTSYTGFRTISKGEVNGVVRPLVNGEFKFLFGTLDQGFWPDGLYTPPTREAMVYDLKVLKDLGFNMVRKHIKVEPALFYRACDELGLLVIQDMPSMPLRTPNAAQQVEFARQLELLINQLKNYPSIYTWVVYNEGWGQLTTAPEIALTERVRELDPTRLVDSTSGWNDHGAGDYSDNHHYANPQCGTPFYSSPSVAYDPQRIGMQGEFGGIGHNVSIENLWNVQAAINTIPETYEIDEDLDTWNYRAHYLLSELTEQVTKFACSAAVWTQTTDVEGEVNGLLTYDRRVQRTDVEQWKEDIRGLYKAARDRA from the exons ATGTCACTCCTATCGAGGGCTATGTTACCCTTACTTCAAGTTTCTCTGATTGGCGCTGGCCTCACCTCCGCGGCCACACCGTACGCCCTGCAACAACCCCCTTTGACAACAGATTGGACGGAAGAAGTCGGCACGAACCCGTGGCCTGAGTATCCTCGGCCCCAGCTACAGCGGCCGCAATGGCAGAACTTGAACGGGGTCTGGCAGTATCGGGATGCTAGAAATGCGGCTGCAATTGATTCGCCGCCCTTTGGGCAGAGTCTTGATACGGAGGTGTTGGTGCCATCTTGTTTGGAGAGTGGTCTTTCTG GTCTCCAAGGCCAAAGCCTATTCTACTCATGGCTTTCGACAAACTTTACTGTTTCTGAGGACTGGCAAGGCAACAGTGTCCTCCTAAACTTTGGGGCAGTGGACAATGAAGCTACGGTCTTCATTAATGGACAGAACGTCGCGTTCCATCGTGGAGGGTACTTTGAATTTACAGTTGACGTGACGGAGTATGTCAATTTCAAGGGGTCTAATGAACT GCTGGTTTTTGTCTACGACCCAACAGACACGTCTGGCACTATGGTCCCCCTGGGCAAGCAGACACTGAACCCCTCGCACATCTTTTACAGACCATGCAGTGGCATTTGGCAAAGCGTCTGGCTCGAGTCTGCCCCGGCCGAGCACATTTCCAAGCTAGATGTCAATGCTGATATGAACGGCGAGG TCACCGTCACCGTCCATAGCACGTCAAACAGCACTAGTGATGTGAAAGTCACTATTGAAGATGGCTCAGACACAGTCGCCACACACTCCGGATCCGCAAACACCGAGTTCAAATTCAAAGTTGATAACGTCAAGCTCTGGGCTCCTGATACACCGAACTTGTACAACATCACTGTAACCCTTGGAGATGACACAGTCACCAGCTACACGGGTTTTCGCACCATCTCCAAAGGCGAGGTCAATGGGGTCGTCCGTCCGCTTGTGAATGGGGAATTCAAATTCCTCTTTGGCACTCTTGACCAGGGATTCTGGCCTGATGGACTTTACACACCACCCACAAGAGAAGCAATGGTTTATGATCtgaaggtgctgaaggaTCTGGGATTCAACATGGTGCGGAAGCAT ATCAAAGTCGAGCCAGCCCTCTTCTACCGCGCCTGCGATGaactcggcctcctcgtcatccaggACATGCCCTCTATGCCCCTGCGCACTCCTAACGCAGCGCAGCAGGTGGAGTTTGCCCGCCAACTTGAGCTCTTGATTAACCAGCTCAAGAATTATCCTAGTATCTATACATGG GTTGTGTACAACGAAGGCTGGGGCCAGCTCACCACAGCGCCGGAAATCGCCCTCACCGAGCGCGTCAGGGAGTTAGACCCAACACGCCTCGTAGACTCAACCTCCGGGTGGAATGACCATGGCGCTGGAGACTACAGT GACAACCACCACTACGCCAACCCGCAATGCGGTACCCCCTTCTACTCCTCCCCTTCAGTCGCCTACGACCCGCAAAGAATCGGCATGCAGGGCGAATTCGGCGGGATCGGCCACAATGTCTCGATCGAGAACCTGTGGAACGTACAAGCGGCAATCAACACCATCCCAGAAACATACGAGATTGACGAGGACTTGGATACTTGGAACTACCGCGCGCACTATCTGCTCTCTGAGTTGACTGAGCAGGTTACAAAGTTTGCGTGCAGCGCAGCGGTCTGGACTCAGACCACTGATGTTGAGGGAGAAGTCAACGGGCTACTCACGTATGATCGAAGAGTGCAGAGGACGGATGTGGAGCAGTGgaaggaggatatcagaggGCTATATAAGGCTGCGAGGGATAGGGCTTAA
- a CDS encoding uncharacterized protein (transcript_id=CADANIAT00009099): protein MTFRSAYPKINLLFASHEDKAAIARAVAEHDLVLHFALSADHLPSAEAIVSGLEARGGGIYIHTSGTDVLLDPHENSTRAAREYVLRLLMTGRVLGSLCLCLGLQLSDGKTLWNCVHVYDLSRLYVRFIEQSISSGELTWNEEGYYLVESGTYLWGDISRRITNEAYVLGLLPSEQMMVVEMKDRDILAPAGRPVGNYAVKAKAVRARRLLGWTPIEGSLEQKIPAIVLAEAKSLGL from the exons ATGACCTTCAGATCTGCATACCCAAAGATAAATTTGCTCTTCGCCAGCCATGAGGATAAGGCTGCCATCGCGAGAGCAGTAGCCGAGCACGATCTGGTCCTTCACTTCGCTCTGAGCGCAGACCATCTCCCTTCAGCTGAGGCAATCGTCTCCGGGTTGGAAGcacgaggaggaggaattTACATTCATACGAGCGGAACGGATGTCCTTCTTGATCCGCACGAGAACAGCACTCGAGCGGCGAGGGAATATGTGTTAAGACTTTTGATGACTGGGAGGGTATTGGGGAGCTTGTGTCTTTGCCTG GGCCTGCAACTGTCCGACGGTAAGACATTGTGGAACTGTGTGCATGTCTACGATCTCTCGCGATTGTATGTGCGGTTCATCGAGCAGTCGATTTCCAGCGGGGAATTGACCTGGAATGAGGAAGGCTACTACCTCGTCGAAAGCGGGACGTATTTATGGGGCGATATATCCAGAAGGATCACAAACGAAGCGTACGTTCTTGGTCTCCTGCCCTCAGAGCAGATGATGGTTGTGGAGATGAAAGACCGCGATATCCTAGCGCCCGCTGGTCGGCCTGTGGGCAATTATGCGGTCAAGGCAAAGGCGGTTCGGGCGCGAAGATTGCTAGGCTGGACTCCTATCGAGGGGAGCCTAGAACAGAAAATTCCAGCAATTGTACTGGCCGAAGCGAAGTCCCTGGGCCTGTAG
- a CDS encoding uncharacterized protein (transcript_id=CADANIAT00009102) produces MSLGRATATHHSSCTNPGTVQLGHVAVCTRRQLLSSGLAYDHVEGYVERFYEFLYPITTAVYETRPVHMLLVCHSSSLITRPRLPGSSALELSQLTIQLDDYEGQAARARCKLEALSPTKSTV; encoded by the exons ATGAGCCTAGGCAGGGCAACTGCCACCCATCATAGTTCCTGCA CTAACCCTGGGACAGTACAACTCGGCCATGTTGCGGTCTGCACGCGAAGGCAGCTGCTCAGTAGT GGCCTTGCCTATGACCATGTTGAGGGATACGTTGAGAGATTCTATGAGTTTCTTTACCCTATCACGACTGCTGTTTACGAGACTAGGCCCGTACA CATGTTGCTGGTTTGCCATTCAAGCAGCTTAATCAC GCGTCCCCGTCTACCAGGTTCTTCTGCCTTAGAACTAAGCCAGCTGACCATTCAACTGGACGACTACGAAGGCCAAGCTGCCCGTGCTCGCTGCAAGCTAGAAGCCTTATCTCCCACCAAATCCACAGTTTGA
- a CDS encoding uncharacterized protein (transcript_id=CADANIAT00009101) yields the protein MGSIGLLTSIKGPTLVSLVEDIRSAAIIDTSSSQSPQSHHHLLTLIDRLRLAAETPAETARRLMYQPPQNATIRALIDLGVFELLVKNARDGRNHGLSASELSVRTNAESDLIARLMRVATSLGLCDSNLNPECAEPETIYSANSKTEIMTKPLGRDGLRCLYDLTMPTLSVLPSYLAQNAYMMPTDYDASPMRWATGQSQFEWLEERPGQQARFNALMASRREGQARWFDIYPVERLLRSIPSFEDGAAKKDENVFMIDIGGNEGHDLLWFLERYPYFRGRLILQDLPTVVARNEIQLERKGIEVMGYSFFDQQPVKGTSTLFQYTILSLVSKADCTQGHSSTTSAPSSTTGRTACVQILQNTICAMGPDSRILIVDFVLPDMDTPLFQASLDIQMMCLGSGVERSRSEWANLLRKVGLEIRGVWSVSPTQESVLEVGRVRDVNGNGS from the exons ATGGGTTCTATCGGCCTGCTTACTTCCATCAAAGGCCCGACCCTCGTTTCCCTTGTGGAAGACATCCGCTCGGCCGCAATCATAGACACTAGCTCCTCGCAGTCACCACAaagccaccaccacctcctaACCCTTATCGACAGATTACGTCTCGCCGCAGAGACGCCCGCCGAGACGGCCCGTCGACTGATGTACCAG CCCCCTCAGAACGCAACAATCCGGGCCCTAATAGACCTGGGTGTCTTTGAACTGCTTGTAAAGAATGCAAGGGATGGCCGCAATCACGGACTCTCAGCATCAGAGCTGTCTGTGCGGACAAATGCGGAGAGTGATCTTATCG CCCGCTTGATGCGCGTCGCTACCAGCCTGGGGCTCTGCGACTCCAACCTCAACCCCGAATGCGCCGAGCCAGAAACAATATATAGCGCGAACAGCAAAACGGAGATCATGACGAAGCCGCTTGGGCGGGACGGCCTTCGTTGCTT ATACGACTTGACAATGCCCACCCTCTCCGTGCTCCCCTCATACTTGGCACAGAACGCCTATATGATGCCAACAGATTACGACGCCTCACCGATGCGCTGGGCAACAGGGCAGAGCCAGTTCGAGTGGCTGGAAGAGAGACCGGGCCAGCAGGCACGGTTTAATGCGCTGATGGCTAGTAGACGGGAGGGGCAAGCGCGGTGGTTCGATATTTATCCTGTCGAGAGGCTTCTGCGTTCTATTCCTTCATTTGAAGACGGAGCTGCCAAAAAAGACGAGAACGTGTTCATGATTGATATCGGCGGAAACGAAGGCCATGATCTGCTGTGGTTCCTTGAGCGGTACCCGTACTTCCGGGGAAGGTTGATATTGCAGGATTTACCCACTGTGGTAGCAAGGAACGAGATTCAGCTCGAGAGGAAGGGAATTGAAGTGATGGGATATAGCTTTTTCGATCAGCAGCCTGTTAAAGGTACATCCACCCTCTTCCAGTACACCATTCTTTCACTAGTCTCCAAGGCTGACTGCACGCAGGGGCACTCATCTACTACTTCCGCTCCATCTTCCACGACTGGCCGGACAGCGTGTGTGCAGATCCTGCAGAATACAATTTGCGCCATGGGTCCGGATTCACGGATTCTCATCGTCGACTTTGTCCTGCCCGACATGGACACCCCCCTTTTTCAAGCATCCctggatatccagatgaTGTGCCTCGGGTCGGGCGTAGAGCGGTCGAGAAGCGAGTGGGCCAACTTACTTCGGAAGGTTGGGTTGGAAATAAGGGGTGTTTGGAGTGTGAGTCCGACGCAGGAGAGTGTTCTTGAAGTTGGACGGGTGAGGGATGTTAATGGCAATGGGAGTTGA
- a CDS encoding uncharacterized protein (transcript_id=CADANIAT00009100), with translation MSVKQPAELYSYLEEGTQLAITSVHLVNQDLPLGGACGHGTLPNGKTVSLELLKDTELELLHRSPTTDNDERDIITRVMTRIGSIEDEARMCIVGRNIWSVKNRLWAGITPLSEQRWKEKGLDQPDNFDTAAQYLSAVVAVFEYLNRPKVQENIRDTFNLISQHLGEFETIVNAERGKGHPHVNVRQLWTEYIKAHFEVITERAHRWVLVHVNALRKPLIRDLVTYRPADLDNPDRVQWKITDRLHILAEIAGVADYTIMLPMHGYYGYTAPSIPEGVLPSLRSPKWDVRSKAYGPYMKTISRIQQVQNILDRREREGHVEYHIADPIQFQRTTEIQLGCQHRARREIRGEPVEPVPKEPWITDILHWMKTDEHRVGFVVYRLTYGQNEADWNAFREKFEAHLSDWGSGQTGSAALKPHLALHWRDGKDLGIPEDDVEAARKHYLDTYTASTDHPLTLLDHINQRAFLAVDTSSYTSYTTSTYTASTSYVLPGDFTGFILAVDPEFDPKKGPDRPDETPGFFGQLRILGSLVWGDLLSMLASQCAILEDLWPLAIDHPDQVYAGSLVPLVVKSWRIHNGIRGILMNQMMEYVKARVEDRAWPVTATPAGDSPQRAITNATTTTQTDNNSGDGNGGNNTIRTPRYLLPELVPPADPAEANIQRHMLFQFARHLRRNGQTEQAIIVEQVIRAPRGELPDMDEVQRRMELEGITPGETRSAPLSWQEQGQNQEEDEGCPMQ, from the exons ATGTCTGTTAAGCAACCAGCAGAACTCTATTCGTACTTGGAGGAAGGCACACAGCTTGCCATCACGAGCGTCCACCTTGTCAACCAGGATCTGCCTCTGGGTGG TGCATGTGGCCATGGGACTCTGCCCAACGGCAAAACCGTTTCGTTGGAACTCCTCAAGGACACCGAGCTGGAACTGCTGCACAGGTCTCCGACAACAGATAATGACGAACGGGACATCATCACGCGGGTCATGACCCGCATCGGCTCgattgaggatgaggcgCGGATGTGCATCGTCGGACGGAATATCTGGTCCGTCAAGAACCGCCTATGGGCGGGCATTACACCATTGTCAGAGCAgcgatggaaagagaaggggcTCGACCAGCCGGATAATTTCGATACAGCTGCGCAGTATCTCTCGGCAGTGGTCGCGGTGTTCGAGTATCTTAACCGACCTAAAGTGCAGGAGAACATCCGGGACACGTTTAACTTGATTTCGCAGCATTTGGGAGAATTCGAAACAATAGTTAACGCGGAGAGGGGGAAGGGCCACCCCCATGTGAATGTGCGACAGCTGTGGACTGAGTATATCAAGGCTCATTTCGAGGTCATAACCGAGCGCGCACATCGCTGGGTCCTTGTTCATGTCAATGCCCTGCGGAAGCCGCTCATTCGTGACCTTGTGACCTACCGACCGGCGGATCTCGACAATCCGGATCGCGTGCAGTGGAAGATCACAGATCGGCTGCATATTCTGGCGGAGATTGCCGGGGTCGCAGACTATACTATCATGCTGCCAATGCACGGATATTACGGGTACACCGCGCCTTCAATTCCGGAAGGGGTCCTGCCCTCCCTCCGTTCACCCAAATGGGATGTCCGAAGCAAGGCGTACGGGCCATATATGAAGACAATTTCTCGCATCCAGCAAGTGCAAAATATACTTGATCGAAGGGAGCGCGAGGGACATGTAGAGTACCATATCGCGGATCCTATCCAGTTTCAGCGGACGACCGAAATTCAACTTGGTTGCCAGCATCGGGCTAGGCGCGAGATCCGAGGAGAGCCAGTGGAGCCTGTACCCAAGGAGCCGTGGATTACGGACATTCTGCATTGGATGAAGACCGATGAGCACCGGGTTGGATTTGTCGTCTATAGGTTGACGTATGGGCAAAACGAAGCAGACTGGAATGCGTTCCGAGAGAAGTTCGAGGCCCATCTGTCGGACTGGGGAAGCGGACAGACTGGGTCTGCAGCTCTCAAGCCTCATCTGGCCCTACACTGGCGTGATGGAAAAGACCTAGGGATCCCTGAGGATGACGTTGAGGCAGCCAGAAA ACACTACCTTGATACCTACACAGCCTCTACGGACCATCCGCTTACCCTACTCGACCACATCAACCAGCGAGCCTTCCTGGCAGTTGACACCTCTAGCTATACTTCTTACACAACTTCCACTTACACCGCCAGCACAAGCTACGTCCTTCCGGGCGATTTTACCGGCTTCATTCTCGCAGTCGACCCCGAGTTCGACCCCAAGAAAGGCCCCGACCGCCCTGACGAAACGCCCGGTTTTTTCGGCCAGCTCCGTATCCTGGGAAGCCTAGTCTGGGGCGATCTTCTCAGCATGCTTGCCTCTCAGTGCGCCATCCTCGAGGACCTCTGGCCGCTCGCGATTGATCACCCGGACCAAGTCTATGCGGGATCCCTTGTGCCATTGGTCGTCAAATCGTGGCGTATACACAATGGTATCCGGGGTATCCTGATGAACCAGATGATGGAATACGTCAAGGCCAGAGTTGAGGACCGGGCGTGGCCTGTTACAGCTACACCAGCGGGAGACTCACCACAACGAGCGATTACGAACGCCACCACCACAACTCAAACGGACAATAACTCCGGCGATGGCAATGGAGGTAACAATACCATCAGAACACCCCGATACTTACTACCCGAGCTTGTACCGCCTGCGGACCCCGCGGAAGCCAATATCCAGAGGCACATGCTGTTTCAGTTTGCGCGCCACCTACGCCGGAACGGACAAACGGAGCAGGCCATTATAGTAGAGCAAGTGATACGGGCCCCGCGCGGGGAGTTGCCTGATATGGATGAGGTGcagaggaggatggagctggaggggatTACTCCTGGCGAGACGAGGTCTGCTCCTCTGTCGTGGCAGGAACAGGGACAAaatcaggaagaagacgagggatgTCCGATGCAGTAA
- a CDS encoding uncharacterized protein (transcript_id=CADANIAT00009103), translating to MSPSSQTFNNLYLIVSHGFCSARGYHGNDDKQLLAVINQSLRFDNWARVALFASDETGNVHLCPTLCNDVDAREDIRRVMDRLGNEMNKYGETLMQMRAAAQRADLERQEQEHRRREQQHQGQQQRSVLSGPNAQNGQDAQSGENEAPGQTGESGENGQAGQMSQAPQASQDGQNDEVEQAEQAGQDAAQGQGEEPQGRRQTLRHRIRRVRWASPLSWGSRTPPPTPQDVRDQRSSQRDSQHLRENGEEQVAASTRTSAGARASTTGTPDTATLQAVSEEEGALYRAIERALDELYDICPVGPLLHDDDGDVPMQDGNAVNGNAGMNGDESIGDCVGNGEL from the coding sequence atgtcaccttcttcccaaaCTTTCAACAACCTCTACCTGATTGTCTCGCACGGATTCTGCTCGGCGCGAGGGTACCATGGCAACGACGATAAACAGCTTCTCGCAGTCATCAACCAGTCCCTCCGCTTCGACAACTGGGCCAGAGTCGCTCTATTCGCTTCAGACGAGACTGGCAATGTGCATTTGTGCCCAACACTCTGCAACGATGTTGATGCGCGCGAGGACATTCGGCGTGTTATGGATCGGCTCGGCAACGAGATGAATAAGTATGGAGAGACATTGATGCAAATGCGTGCGGCGGCGCAAAGAGCGGATCTAGAACgtcaagagcaagagcaccGGCGGcgagagcagcagcatcagggacagcagcagcgctCGGTGCTGTCAGGACCGAACGCGCAGAACGGGCAGGATGCACAGTCGGGGGAGAATGAAGCGCCAGGACAGACAGGAGAATCAGGAGAGAACGGTCAGGCCGGCCAAATGAGTCAGGCCCCTCAAGCGAGTCAGGACGGTCAGAATGATGAGGTCGAGCAAGCGGAACAGGCCGGACAAGACGCAGCGCAAGGGCAGGGCGAGGAACCGCAAGGACGAAGGCAGACACTCCGTCACCGGATTAGACGGGTTCGGTGGGCATCCCCGCTCAGCTGGGGCTCCCGGACACCGCCGCCGACGCCGCAAGACGTGCGAGACCAGCGCAGTAGCCAGCGGGATAGCCAGCACCTACGGGAGAATGGCGAGGAGCAGGTGGCGGCGAGTACGCGCACGAGTGCCGGTGCGAGGGCCAGTACGACTGGAACCCCAGACACGGCAACCCTCCAAGCAgtgagcgaggaggaaggtgCTCTGTATCGTGCTATTGAACGAGCGCTTGACGAACTATACGATATCTGCCCGGTTGGCCCACTGCTACATGACGACGATGGTGACGTGCCCATGCAGGACGGGAATGCCGTCAATGGCAACGCTGGCATGAATGGTGATGAGTCTATAGGTGACTGTGTCGGGAATGGAGAGTTATAG